Genomic window (Desulfovibrio aminophilus):
GCCATCTCCGTTTCCTCCCTATTCCCGGCCGTCGGGCTGCGGGACGGTCCCCGTCAGGGCGATGCAGAAGTTGATCACCAGCGAAGGCTGCATGTTGTTGTGCTCCGCGCTGCCGCCCGCATTCGACACGCTGGCCTGATGCAGGCTGCCGGGGGTGGTTTTTTCCGGCTTGTTGGGCGAGTATGGTTTCTTGTCGGCCGCGGGCATGGCGGCCAGCATGTGGCCCGCGGGAGAGGCATCTATTCCCTCGGAGCCTACGGCGAAGAGCTGGTGCGAGTGGGAGTAGAACTTGTCCGCCAGCGAGACGCGCTCCTGTCCGCCGGACACGCCGATGGGAGTGGCGCTGTTCTGCGCGCCGATGGCGGTCCTGCCCCGCAGGTCCGGGATGTTGAACGTGGTGTCCGTGGCGCCGAAGGCTCCGTTGAGCAGGTGCGCCAGCGCCGGGTATTGGGTGATGGGCAGCGACCGTCCGTCGCAGGGGGCCCATCCCTGGGGAACCGCCGGAGAGGCGAACAGGCGGATTTCTCCAAGATACGGCTGTTCCATGGAACTACTCCTTCCCTTCAGCGTCCGCTGTCCGGCCGTCGAGGGCGATGATGAAATTGATGAACATGGTCGGCATCATGTTCTCGTGCGTCATGGGCCTGGGCGCGCCGGTCTTGCCGATGGCCTCCGCGTGCATGGCGTGGGTGGATCCCTCCCTGCGGTACAGATTGAAGGCGATGCTGTCCGCCAGGTAGTTGCCCTTGGGCGTCGAGCTCGTTCCGTCGCGCTTTCCAGAGGCGTCGAGACCGGCTAGCAGGATGGAGTGCGAGTGGACCGGGATGTCGTTCTCGGTCAGCATCACCCGCTCCTCGCCGAGGGACTCTCCGCATCGACGCGGCGTCAGGCCCGGTCCGGTCCCGGCATGGACCGGGACGCGGCCCCGGAAGTCGGGCAGCAGGAATTTGTCCGCCGTGGGGCCCTGGCCGTAGGTGACGCCGATGGCCGCATACAGCGCGGGATACTCGGCGATGGACAGACTGCTCCCGTCGCAGAGCGCCCAGCCCGTCGGGGCGTAGGTTCCCGCGATCATTCTGATTTCCCCGACATACTGGTCCGACATGGCTTCCCTCCGGTGCGGGACTGGTCGTTTTTCCAGGCTTCGTCGTCCTCCGCCGGGCGGCCGCTGCGCGCGGACGGCGGAGTGCTCCGATGATTCTGGAATCACTTCAATCGAATGTGGGAGGTGGAAGTCAAAGATATTTCACGTGAATCCACGTGAAAGATGAGAAAACATACTGAAATAATTGAAAGAGTGGAGAGTTGTCCCTGGCGGGGGACGGTCCGTCCGGCCTACTGATGGAGCGGCCGCAGTCGGTCCAGCGCGCGCCGCAGTTCGTCGCGGCGGCCGGAGTCCGGGCAGGCGGAGAGCACGAACTCCGCCGTGGCCGCGACGCTGCGCCAGCGCGGCTTCTGGGGCAGGGTTTCGGGGCTCAGGTACTTGTCCAGGGTCTGCGTGCGCAGGTAGCCGTCGCGCTCCATGTAGGCGTTCCACAAGCCGGACTGCGCGGCCAGTTCGCCCTTGCCCAGGCCCGTGGCCTCGGTCCAGCAGTCCAGGGCCGCGCGCATCACCCGCACCGCCAGCAGACGGGCGTCCGGCTCCGCGCCGCCGCTGAGCCGGTCGTGGATGCTCTCCAGCAGGGCGTCGACGGCGTTCAGGTCTTCCAGCACGGCGGCCTGCGCGTCGCCATTCTCCGTGGCCGGCAGGGTTTCGGCGATGCGCTGCAGGCGCAGCCGGTTGCCCTCCACCCGGCGCAGCATGGCCGCTGAATCGGCCAGCCCTCCGCCGTCGCCGTCCGTTCCGGCCGGGCCGAGGCTCAACAGCAACAGGGACTCCTCCTCCAGGTCCAGCCGGACGGCGTGCACACGGCAGACGCGAGGGGCCTCGCCGTCCGAGGCGATGTCCACGGCCTCGAAGCTCGCGGCCGCGTCCCCGCCGTCCAGGAGCCGGTCCAGACCCTCCGCGAGGCGGCGGGCGGCGGGCGAGTCCGGCGCGGCCAGGAGCCGGGCCAGGGGTTGGCCGAGGATGTCCTCCGCGCGCCTGTTGGCCAGGGCCTCGAAGGCCTGGTTGCAGAAGGCGATCTCCCGGCTCTGGTTCAGAGCGAACACCGCCTCGCCGACGGCGTCGAGCATGCGCGAGAGCCGGATTTGGCGGAGCCGCAAGTCCTGCTCGGTCTTGCGGCGCATGGCCACCTCGCGCCGCAGGTCGGCGTTCTCCTCCAGCACGCGGTGGGCCCGTCGCAGTTCCAACTGCGTGCCCACCCGGGCCACCAGCTCTTCCCGGGAGAAGGGCTTGGTCACGTAGTCGTTGGCCCCGGCGGCGAAACCCTCCAACACGTCCTCCACGCGGCCCCGGCAGGTGAGCATGACCACGGGCAGGGAGGCCGCGCCGCGCGAGCGGCGGATTTCCCGGCATACGGCATAGCCGTCCTGGCCGGGCATCATCACGTCCAGGAGCACCATTCCGGGCTGGTCGCCCGCGCCCAGGAGGGCCAGGGCCTCCGGGCCGCTCCGGGCGGTCTTGAAGGTGATCTCCGCCAGCGCGAGGCAGGTGGCCACCACGTGCAGGTTCACGGGCTCGTCGTCCACGACCAGCACCTGGTAGTCCCGGCCTGTGGTTCCCTGTGGCGAGGGGCCGTCGTCCAGTCCGAAGGGCGGGTCGACATCCTCGCCGCGGTCCGTCGCGGGCGGCGGCGCGGCTTCCGTCGCGGGGCAGAGCGGCAGGGTGAAGTTGAACACGCTGCCCTGGCCGGGACCGGAGGCGACCGTGAGCTCCCCGCCGTGCAGCTCCACCAGCCGCCTGGCGATGGCCAGCCCCAGGCCCGCGCCGCCGGTGCCCCCGGAATCGTCGGCCGCCAGCTGCGAGTAGGACTCGAAGATGCGCTCCCGGTCGCCGGGGGCGATGCCCGCGCCCGAGTCGGCCACGGAGACCTCCAGACGCTGGCCCAGGACCCGGGCGGAGAGCTCCACCCAGCCGTGCTCCGTGTATTTGATGCCGTTGCCCACGAGGTTGAACAGGATCTGCTCCAGGCGGCCGGGGTCGGCCAGGACCGGCGGCAGATTCTGGGGCAGGCGGTCGCGCAGTTCCAGGCCCTTGTCCGCCGCGAGCCCACGCGTCAGGGCCAGCACGCGCCTGACGGCGGCCTCCAGGCGCACCGGCTCCGGCGCGAGCTTCACGTCCATGTGTTCCAGCCGGGCGTGCTCCAGCACGTCGTCCACCAGGCGGGACAGGCGCTTGCCGCTGTGGGAGAGCATGCGCAGATGCCCCCTGGCGGCCTCGGACATCCCGCCCCCGGCCCCGGCCAGGAGCGAATCCGAGATGCCCACCATGCCCGCCAGCGGGGTCTTCAGTTCGTGGGTGGCGTTGGCCAGGAACTCGTCCTTGAGCCGGTTCAGGCGCAGCAGGCGCTCGTTGGCGGTCTCCAGCTCGCCGGAGAGCCGCTCCACCTTGAGGAAGGCCTGGGAGTAGCGCACGGACATGAACAGCGAGTGCGAGAGGATGAAGACCGGCATGCCGTAGGGCGCGAAGCCCGCCGAGGGGGCCAGGTGCAGGTCGAAGAGGACCTTGCTCAGCTCCGCCCAGGCCAGGGCCAGGTAGCCCGGAGCCAGCAGAAGCGCCCCGCGCTCGCGGCGGAGGAGGTCCGTGGCGAAGGCCGCGAAGAGATAGAGAAAGGCCGTGCGCGTGGCCACGTAGTAGAGCAGGGGAATGCGGCCGAAGGCGCTGGGCCCGCTGACCAGCAGGAAGGCGACGTACGCGCCGCCGAGCAGGATGTAGAAGGCGTTGACCTGGCGGCCGAAGCGCTTGGGGAACAGCGAATGGTAGAGCACCACCATGAGCGGGATGGTGAACCCGTAGGGCAGCAGCGCCAGGTCGATGTGCAGCCGCCAGGGCAGCCGCGTCAGCGCGTTTATGACGAAGCCGCTGGTCGGGCTGAACAGGGTGGCCACGCTCCAGGCCAGGGCGAAGAGGCCGAAGTAGAGGTTGCTCTTGTCGGACCGGCGCATGGCGAAGACCACGAGGTGGTACCCGCCCATGGCCAGCAGGATTCCGGCGATGAGCGCGGCGGTCATCCAGCGCGCGCCGGTCATGCGGCTGATCTGCTCCCGCGCGCCCAGGAGGATGGGGGCGTTCAGGCCGCCCTGGGCGTTGGCGTGGTTCGAGATCACGAGCACGATTTCGCTCTCCGGCCCGAGAGGGCCGAGGTCGGGCATGATGAGGTGCGTGCGCGGAGTCTCGCGGCCGGCGTCCGAGTCGATGTCCCCGCTGGAGCCGACGAGGCGGCCGTCCACCCAGACCCGGCAGACCGAGAGCGGTCCGGAGATGTGCAGGGCGTTCGCCGCCGCGCCGGGCGCGAGGCGCAGCCGCAGCCGGTAGGCGGCCAGGCCGTGGGGCGAGACGGCGGCGCCCAGGGCCGAGGGTCCGCCCCAGAGGGACGGGAGCGGGTAGTGGTCGGCCGGTCCTCCGGGGTTCAGGGGGCCGCGATGGCCGGAGGGCCCGGCGCTCCCCCACAGGAACTCCCACTGCCCGTTCAGCGCGACGTTGCCGTCCCGCTGGAAGTCCCAGCCCGTGAGGTCGATGACCCCGGCCTCGGCCCTCGGCGCGGGACGCGTCCGTTCGCAGCCAGCGAACAGCAGGAGCAGGACGAACAGCCCCAGCACGAGCGGTATTCGCCTGGCGGGAGTCCTGTTCCGGCGGTGGGAGCGGAGGAGCATGGGCAAGCGATAGCGGAGGAAGGATAATACCGCAAGAGAATGCATAGTCCGATGGGCATGTTCGGTGGGGGCGGGACGAGGAGCGCCCGCCGTTCGGATGTGCCCTCCGGGGCGGCCCGGCCGACTGTTTCCTTCCCGCCGCCGCATGTGTTAGTCCTGCGCGTACCCGGTTGGCTCGCTCAGCCGTCGTTTGCCCCGGGGCTCACAATAGTGGAGGGCGGATGCGTTCCCGAGCTGAAAACCTGGCCGCCCTTCGCGCGGCGTTCCGTGAGATCGAGCCGGGCCAGAAGTTCGTGGTGGACGACTTCCGGCCCGAGGACGCCCTGGGCGTGGCCCTGCTCTACCATGCCGTCCACGGCGACGGCTTCGCCGTGGATTCGGTGTATGACCCCGATGCGATCCGCGCCGACGCGCGGGGGGGCGACCTGCACATGGTGGTGGGCCGCACCGAACGCGGAGAGATCGTCGGCCTCTACTGCCTGTTCCGCAATCCCCCGGGACCGCGCATCATGGAGGCCGGAGGCTGGGCGGTGCTTCCCTCCTACCGCAACACCTCGCTGGCCATGCGCCTGGCCCAGCGCATCCACACCCGCCCCCCGGAACGCCTCGGCCTGGACGCGATCTTCGGCCAAAGCGTCTGCGACCACGTGATCACCCAGAAGATGAGCGACAAGTACGGGGCGGTCTCCTGCGCGCTGGAGCTGGACGCCATGCCGCCGCGGCCGGACGCCGGAGGGCCGCCCGCGCGGGTCACGCTTCTGGACGGCGTCATCGTCTTCCGGGACACGCCCCACGCCGTGCATTTGCCGGAGCCGTATGCGCCGGTCCTGCGCGGCATGTACTCCGCCTGGGGCCTG
Coding sequences:
- a CDS encoding phage tail protein: MEQPYLGEIRLFASPAVPQGWAPCDGRSLPITQYPALAHLLNGAFGATDTTFNIPDLRGRTAIGAQNSATPIGVSGGQERVSLADKFYSHSHQLFAVGSEGIDASPAGHMLAAMPAADKKPYSPNKPEKTTPGSLHQASVSNAGGSAEHNNMQPSLVINFCIALTGTVPQPDGRE
- a CDS encoding phage tail protein: MSDQYVGEIRMIAGTYAPTGWALCDGSSLSIAEYPALYAAIGVTYGQGPTADKFLLPDFRGRVPVHAGTGPGLTPRRCGESLGEERVMLTENDIPVHSHSILLAGLDASGKRDGTSSTPKGNYLADSIAFNLYRREGSTHAMHAEAIGKTGAPRPMTHENMMPTMFINFIIALDGRTADAEGKE
- a CDS encoding ATP-binding protein; the encoded protein is MLLRSHRRNRTPARRIPLVLGLFVLLLLFAGCERTRPAPRAEAGVIDLTGWDFQRDGNVALNGQWEFLWGSAGPSGHRGPLNPGGPADHYPLPSLWGGPSALGAAVSPHGLAAYRLRLRLAPGAAANALHISGPLSVCRVWVDGRLVGSSGDIDSDAGRETPRTHLIMPDLGPLGPESEIVLVISNHANAQGGLNAPILLGAREQISRMTGARWMTAALIAGILLAMGGYHLVVFAMRRSDKSNLYFGLFALAWSVATLFSPTSGFVINALTRLPWRLHIDLALLPYGFTIPLMVVLYHSLFPKRFGRQVNAFYILLGGAYVAFLLVSGPSAFGRIPLLYYVATRTAFLYLFAAFATDLLRRERGALLLAPGYLALAWAELSKVLFDLHLAPSAGFAPYGMPVFILSHSLFMSVRYSQAFLKVERLSGELETANERLLRLNRLKDEFLANATHELKTPLAGMVGISDSLLAGAGGGMSEAARGHLRMLSHSGKRLSRLVDDVLEHARLEHMDVKLAPEPVRLEAAVRRVLALTRGLAADKGLELRDRLPQNLPPVLADPGRLEQILFNLVGNGIKYTEHGWVELSARVLGQRLEVSVADSGAGIAPGDRERIFESYSQLAADDSGGTGGAGLGLAIARRLVELHGGELTVASGPGQGSVFNFTLPLCPATEAAPPPATDRGEDVDPPFGLDDGPSPQGTTGRDYQVLVVDDEPVNLHVVATCLALAEITFKTARSGPEALALLGAGDQPGMVLLDVMMPGQDGYAVCREIRRSRGAASLPVVMLTCRGRVEDVLEGFAAGANDYVTKPFSREELVARVGTQLELRRAHRVLEENADLRREVAMRRKTEQDLRLRQIRLSRMLDAVGEAVFALNQSREIAFCNQAFEALANRRAEDILGQPLARLLAAPDSPAARRLAEGLDRLLDGGDAAASFEAVDIASDGEAPRVCRVHAVRLDLEEESLLLLSLGPAGTDGDGGGLADSAAMLRRVEGNRLRLQRIAETLPATENGDAQAAVLEDLNAVDALLESIHDRLSGGAEPDARLLAVRVMRAALDCWTEATGLGKGELAAQSGLWNAYMERDGYLRTQTLDKYLSPETLPQKPRWRSVAATAEFVLSACPDSGRRDELRRALDRLRPLHQ
- a CDS encoding GNAT family N-acetyltransferase — protein: MRSRAENLAALRAAFREIEPGQKFVVDDFRPEDALGVALLYHAVHGDGFAVDSVYDPDAIRADARGGDLHMVVGRTERGEIVGLYCLFRNPPGPRIMEAGGWAVLPSYRNTSLAMRLAQRIHTRPPERLGLDAIFGQSVCDHVITQKMSDKYGAVSCALELDAMPPRPDAGGPPARVTLLDGVIVFRDTPHAVHLPEPYAPVLRGMYSAWGLPRDLLPDEGPAGASRLAAQRVDGASLVRFSAEGCGPDFADRLAELERENADRHVRHLVLPLDRPGVTQAVRAARRAGFFLGGLLPLWTGHDALLLQKLAFAPDFSRVQVYTDEAKRLLDAVRSDWSAPRA